From one Chlamydiifrater phoenicopteri genomic stretch:
- a CDS encoding alpha/beta hydrolase family protein — protein MSLSTTEEYVTTKHETRTPVSINSIKNTTLLGVLHKPLRTHNPPLVIIFHGLASHKCGRKRYLVHLSSKLTKQGCACLRVDLPGSGDSEGSLPDFSLQDFQNACRDIMAFALSLENINSSQIAVYGSSLGGSLIISIAKEYPFLKGIVLWASVMKGSVWLQDSLHLPIFQKLSTKGSPKSFIYEGYPLSTDFQKEFLLFDALSDAINVSPTIPFLYLQSENDPLISSTHGDLFVNFFTNKGNKTKRIIYPNTEHHFTESPYYETILSDITDWLEYNLSSTIEKSTPRNS, from the coding sequence ATGAGTCTTTCTACAACAGAAGAGTATGTGACAACAAAGCATGAGACAAGAACCCCTGTTTCTATAAACTCTATCAAAAATACTACCCTATTAGGCGTACTACACAAGCCTTTACGCACACATAACCCTCCTCTCGTTATCATCTTTCATGGCCTAGCCTCTCATAAATGCGGTCGAAAACGCTACTTAGTTCACCTGAGCTCTAAACTTACAAAACAAGGGTGCGCTTGTTTGCGCGTAGACTTACCCGGATCCGGAGATAGCGAGGGCTCTCTACCAGACTTTTCCCTTCAAGATTTTCAAAATGCATGCAGGGATATTATGGCCTTTGCTCTGTCCCTAGAAAATATCAACTCCTCCCAAATAGCTGTCTATGGATCTTCTTTAGGAGGGTCTTTAATCATTTCTATAGCTAAGGAATATCCTTTTTTGAAAGGCATAGTCCTTTGGGCTTCTGTTATGAAAGGATCTGTATGGTTACAAGACTCTCTCCATTTGCCCATCTTTCAAAAACTTTCAACAAAGGGCTCTCCAAAGTCTTTTATTTATGAAGGATACCCACTCTCCACAGACTTTCAAAAAGAATTTCTTCTCTTCGATGCTCTTTCTGATGCTATCAATGTCTCTCCAACTATTCCTTTCTTATACTTACAGTCAGAGAACGACCCTTTAATCTCTTCTACACATGGAGATCTTTTTGTTAATTTTTTCACTAATAAAGGGAACAAGACAAAGCGCATAATATATCCCAATACAGAGCATCACTTTACTGAAAGCCCTTACTATGAAACGATTCTTTCAGATATAACGGACTGGCTGGAGTATAATTTAAGCTCTACTATAGAAAAATCTACCCCTCGAAACTCATAA
- a CDS encoding diphosphate--fructose-6-phosphate 1-phosphotransferase, which yields MSYITPEESLVSFLPTLPKELRNPELLVTTPLPPCKRCSTETHEQTNDIKQKILQSFPYISGGDYVKVIRQDSKEPSSPLRVGIMLSGGPAPGGHNVLTGLFDGLKKIHPDSVLLGFIEGGQGIIDQEYIVISSEFLHSYRNSGGFNIISTGRKSIVTEENKQKCLQTAKDLNLDGLVIVGGDGSNTATAILANYFASNGAKTTVVGVPKTIDGDLYGKFLELPFGFDSATKFYSNLIGNISRDALSCQAHYHFIKLMGRSASHIALECALQTHPNMVLIGEEIAAKNLSLKAIVSEICTVIAERASIGKYYGIILIPEGIIEFIPEIKLLVEEINSHPHSTNIEKKLSAKSQRLLQSFPKKVQDQLLHDRDAHGNVYVSKISVDSFLIYLVEKELRENFTNVPFNAVSHFLGYEGRCCLPSAFDNDYGYSLGIGASVLVKNKNNGYLSCIDNLTQPPEQRNFRGVPISSMLTFLQNASGETIPMIKKHLVDISSPAFLKLQLYRKIWSLEDSYRFPGPIQIQYPPETSSDTFCPFTLLINKLDDSYAVKKLTANHRCIEIPD from the coding sequence ATGTCCTACATAACTCCTGAAGAAAGTTTAGTCAGTTTCCTTCCAACACTCCCCAAGGAACTACGCAATCCAGAACTTCTAGTCACTACTCCCTTGCCGCCTTGTAAAAGATGCTCTACCGAAACTCATGAGCAAACAAATGACATAAAACAAAAAATTCTTCAATCTTTTCCATACATCTCCGGAGGAGATTATGTGAAAGTTATCAGACAAGATTCTAAGGAACCATCCTCGCCTCTGCGTGTGGGTATTATGCTTTCCGGAGGACCTGCTCCCGGAGGACATAATGTCCTTACAGGACTATTCGATGGCTTAAAAAAAATTCATCCAGATTCTGTTCTTCTAGGCTTCATAGAGGGCGGCCAGGGTATCATCGACCAGGAATACATAGTCATTTCATCAGAGTTTCTCCACTCCTACCGCAATTCTGGCGGATTCAATATCATCAGCACTGGCAGAAAGTCTATCGTAACAGAAGAAAACAAACAAAAATGCCTCCAAACCGCGAAAGATCTAAATCTTGATGGCTTAGTAATTGTTGGCGGAGATGGATCCAATACCGCTACCGCAATACTGGCCAACTACTTCGCTTCCAATGGAGCAAAGACTACAGTCGTGGGTGTGCCAAAAACTATTGACGGAGATCTTTATGGTAAATTCCTAGAACTGCCTTTCGGATTTGATTCTGCTACAAAGTTCTATTCTAACCTTATCGGAAATATTTCCAGAGATGCTCTTTCCTGTCAGGCCCATTATCACTTTATTAAACTAATGGGAAGATCTGCTTCCCATATCGCCTTAGAGTGTGCTCTTCAAACACACCCTAACATGGTACTGATAGGAGAAGAAATCGCTGCCAAGAATCTTTCTTTAAAAGCTATTGTTTCTGAAATCTGTACGGTAATAGCAGAAAGGGCTTCTATAGGGAAATATTATGGTATCATCTTAATTCCTGAAGGCATTATAGAATTTATTCCCGAGATAAAGCTTCTTGTAGAAGAAATCAATAGCCACCCGCATTCTACGAACATCGAAAAAAAACTCTCAGCTAAATCCCAAAGATTACTCCAAAGCTTCCCTAAAAAGGTTCAAGATCAGCTACTTCACGATAGAGACGCTCATGGCAATGTATATGTTTCTAAAATCAGCGTCGATTCATTTTTGATTTACTTAGTGGAAAAGGAATTACGGGAAAACTTCACTAATGTTCCTTTCAATGCAGTTTCTCATTTCTTAGGATATGAAGGTCGTTGCTGCCTACCCTCAGCATTCGATAATGATTATGGATATTCCTTAGGTATAGGAGCCTCTGTTCTAGTTAAAAATAAAAATAATGGCTACTTGTCTTGCATCGACAACCTTACACAGCCTCCTGAACAAAGAAATTTTCGCGGCGTTCCCATTTCTAGCATGCTCACCTTCCTGCAAAATGCTAGCGGAGAAACTATCCCTATGATCAAAAAGCATCTAGTAGATATTTCCTCTCCAGCTTTCCTAAAACTTCAACTCTACCGAAAAATATGGAGCTTAGAGGATTCTTACAGATTTCCCGGCCCTATACAAATACAATACCCTCCGGAAACATCTTCCGACACTTTTTGCCCCTTTACTTTGTTAATCAATAAATTAGATGATAGTTATGCTGTAAAAAAACTTACTGCGAATCATCGATGTATTGAAATTCCAGATTAA